GGCCAAAGACGGCGTTTATAAGGAGCTTTACGAAAAGCAGTTGAAGCAAGAAGAATCTAGCGAAATTCAGTAGCCTGCTTTAAGGTCTAAACCTTCACACAAACTCTATAAGATTGTATAACCCTGCTGGTTACTTGGCTATCATATCTATGATCAAAAGGTTGGCAGAAACGTATTGTTCTACCGTGAAGTCTTGAAGCTTCAAATTCAGTTCTTCGGCTTTCTGATAAAGGGTTTCTTCAATTTTATGAGGACTTGGCATTACAGAATTGTGCGCTTCGATAGTCGCTCTCATGGCCATTCTTGCCGGAATAGTTATGCGCTCGTAGTTTTCTGGAACTTTGGACGTTCCACCATTTAATTTTATGCCTATGAAAAGCTTTTGCTCATCTTTTTCCAATGTAGTGTCATTGTAATGAACCAATGCCAATGTTCCAGAAATGGTACCGTTCTCAATGTATGCTTTAGCCTCAAAATAGGCCTCCTCAATAGCTTTATCTTTCGCCTTACCTTCAAAAGGAATTCCAACAAGGTTGTAATCAGAAATATTTTCTAGAGAGTACTCAACAGAATTTAGGCCGCCGAGGTATAAATAAACTGCTGTTATTATCGCAATCGTGGTGACTCCAAGTATAGTGACTAATTTCTTACTCATGTAACTACTTCTTTGTATTGCATTTGATAAAGGTTGGCATAAAACCCATTATGATCAATAAGTTCTTGATGACTACCAATTTCCTTCACTTCACCTTTGTCTAAAACTATGATTTTATCAGCACCCTGAATGGTAGAAAGTCTATGTGCTATTACTATGGCAGTCCTCCCTTTCATAAGCACTTCTATAGCACTTTGTATTAATTCTTCCGTTTCCGTATCCACTGATGACGTAGCTTCATCTAGAACTATGATCTTTGGGTCATAAACCATGGCCCTTACAAAAGAAATCAACTGACGCTGGCCAACTGACAAAGTGGAGCCTCTTTCCATCACGTTGTAGTCATATCCGCCAGGCAGTCTTTCGATCAACTTATCCACGCCAACCAACTTGGCTGCCTCTCGCATTTTTTCATCTGGAATATCAGGGTTGCCAAGCGTAATATTTTGGCGAATGGTATCGGAAAATAAGAATACATCCTGCTGAACAACCCCAATATGGCTTCTCAATGCTCCCAGGTCAAACTCAGCTAGATTTCGATCATCGATTTCAATATCACCCTTATTAATTTCGTAAAACCGAGACAAGAGATTAATTACCGATGACTTCCCTGCGCCAGTAGCCCCTACCAAAGCGATCGTTTCTCCTTCTTTTACCTCAAACGAAATGTCTTTTAAGACGTAATCCTCATCGTTGTAGGCAAACCAAACATTCTTAAACGAGACTTTTCCTCGAATTTCTTTTGGTTCATAAGTGCCTTGGTCAGCTATATTTTCTTTACTATCCAGAAGATCGAAGATCCGATTAGAACTTACTATACCCATTTGAAGCGTATTAAACCGATCGGCAATCATTCGGATGGGTCTAAAGAACATCTGAATGTAAATGATAAAGGCAATGATCACGCCTGGCCCTGTGTTTATACTCACCAAAATACCCCTAGCCCCATACCAAACTGCCATCCCTATCGCGACGGCTTGTATGATTTCAGCCACCGGAAAATAGATCGAATAGTAAAGTACTGACTTGATATGTGCCTTTTTGTGCTCTTCGTTGATCTCTTTGAATTTCTCCATTTCTCGCTTTTCGGCGTTAAAAATCTGGACGATATTCATTCCTGTTACATGTTCCTGAACATAGGAATTAAGATTGGAAACGGCATTACGGACTTGATTGAAAGTAACTTTTATTTTTTCCTTGAAAATATATGTGCTGAAAATTAAGAGCGGTAAGGACGATAAACTAACCAGTGTTAGCCTCCAATCTGTCACAAACATCACGATCATTAACACAACCAGTTGAAGTAAATCTCCAATAAGCGCGGCAATTCCCTCACTGAACACATTGGAGAGCGTCTCGATATCCGAAACATTCCTGGTAACCAGTCGGCCAATAGGAGTTTTATCGAAAAATTTGAGTTTAAGCTTGAGCAGGTGCTCATAGAGTTTTACGCGAACATCTTTGATTATTACCTGACCAACCCACCCCGACAAATAGGTATGGGAGTATTGTACAATTGCGGAGAGGACGAGGTGCACGATCAGAATGGTGGTCATAAAAACTAGACCATCATAGTCTCCCTCTGGCACATAATTATCAATGGCTCTTCGGACAAGTTCAGGGCGAATAGGTGCCAAAAGGGCCATGAATATGGTCAAGAACACCAAAAGGTAAAACTGTTTCTTGTATGGCTCAGCAAACCGAAACAGTCTTCTCAACACCTGAAAATCGATCAGGTTACCACTTTTTACTTTTTCTTTCTCTTGTTCCAATTGCTAGAGATAAATGTCTTTGGGGTAATTAACCGCCGTTAAAAATAGCCCATGAGGTGGCACCGCTCGGCCTGCCTTTT
This is a stretch of genomic DNA from Roseivirga misakiensis. It encodes these proteins:
- a CDS encoding ABC transporter ATP-binding protein — encoded protein: MEQEKEKVKSGNLIDFQVLRRLFRFAEPYKKQFYLLVFLTIFMALLAPIRPELVRRAIDNYVPEGDYDGLVFMTTILIVHLVLSAIVQYSHTYLSGWVGQVIIKDVRVKLYEHLLKLKLKFFDKTPIGRLVTRNVSDIETLSNVFSEGIAALIGDLLQLVVLMIVMFVTDWRLTLVSLSSLPLLIFSTYIFKEKIKVTFNQVRNAVSNLNSYVQEHVTGMNIVQIFNAEKREMEKFKEINEEHKKAHIKSVLYYSIYFPVAEIIQAVAIGMAVWYGARGILVSINTGPGVIIAFIIYIQMFFRPIRMIADRFNTLQMGIVSSNRIFDLLDSKENIADQGTYEPKEIRGKVSFKNVWFAYNDEDYVLKDISFEVKEGETIALVGATGAGKSSVINLLSRFYEINKGDIEIDDRNLAEFDLGALRSHIGVVQQDVFLFSDTIRQNITLGNPDIPDEKMREAAKLVGVDKLIERLPGGYDYNVMERGSTLSVGQRQLISFVRAMVYDPKIIVLDEATSSVDTETEELIQSAIEVLMKGRTAIVIAHRLSTIQGADKIIVLDKGEVKEIGSHQELIDHNGFYANLYQMQYKEVVT